From Oncorhynchus nerka isolate Pitt River linkage group LG1, Oner_Uvic_2.0, whole genome shotgun sequence, the proteins below share one genomic window:
- the LOC115128517 gene encoding LOW QUALITY PROTEIN: probable ribonuclease ZC3H12C (The sequence of the model RefSeq protein was modified relative to this genomic sequence to represent the inferred CDS: inserted 4 bases in 3 codons): MGLKDHLEDGTGHNLNLGLDLDYLHVEGTDRQASLSATAGTHSGVLEXEEAPVGGTHSSVSSSSISSSSSNSSEESAASDSEDERGIHHGTGSGTETPHPHPCHPAGLGLPKSPPPRDPKLPTDPLTEYRSKMEFALKLGYSEELVLLVLRKLGPDALINDILGELVKLGTRTETEEEGESAASQSSSSSLSSPSLDSSRLDCSSQLLLDDKENIRPVVVDGSNVAMSHGNKEVFSCHGIQLAVDWFLERGHRDITVFVPAWRKEQSRPDALITDQEILRRLEKDKILVFTPSRRVQGRRVVCYDDRFIVKLAYESDGIIVSNDNYRDLANEKTEWKKFIDERLLMYSFVNDKFMPPDDPLGRHGPSLENFLRKRPVIPEHRKQPCPYGKKCTYGHKCKFYHPXRGSQPQRSVADELRASAKNSSSSSTSSSKSLGSAPLVKSHGMSSSSSAGGLPEPHRAAPKRRSDPGLCTPPYNDLLEERLGGRTKSEARRGSSSSSSSSCSNSLLVPASGGPPSSQGFSLQDWRDHNAGRNGSCRAPGLLELGHSESYPTCESPKPGYNSLMRAYSSLNLVVPLIPERLFPTDLRTGLLASDCSSEGSMSSDSFSPDPXLEDGLKCHHPHHHHCSSRYPHHTNHPPPGLTLHPHGGSHHSYPLSQSMGRPQVFSLEDHPSSLHHFKAHLTYLPPHLQHPSVGSSSGCSEDYPPQPPPQTSGPHCHSHSSTLGHNLGGSTWQDNNSLQNSWLYEHSPVRPRRTYPGMGQEQRLASWDSHYQQLLQPCYEAFNFQSQPEGHEQPWHSSWPRGTHSPHPQPPSSSHPPPHPSMDPQHQGGRCQDVRDKVFVNLCNIFPPELVKVVMERNPHVMDAQQLAAAILAEKSQARY, translated from the exons ATGGGCCTGAAGGACCATCTGGAGGATGGAACAGGCCACAACCTCAATCTGGGGCTGGATTTGGACTACCTCCATGTGGAAGGCACCGACCGCCAGGCCAGCTTGAGTGCCACAGCCGGCACTCACTCAGGAGTTTTGG GGGAAGAGGCACCGGTGGGAGGCACCCATAGCAGTGTCAGTAGTAGCagcatcagcagtagtagtagtaactccTCTGAAGAAAGTGCTGCGTCGGACAGCGAAGATGAGCGGGGGATCCACCATGGCACTGGTTCTGGCACTGAGACCCCCCATCCGCACCCCTGTCACCCTGCTGGACTGGGCCTGCCAAAAAGCCCCCCCCCTAGGGACCCCAAGCTCCCCACCGACCCCCTCACAGAGTATCGCTCCAAGATGGAATTTGCCCTGAAGCTGGGCTACTCTGAGGAGCTGGTTTTGCTGGTCCTGAGGAAGCTAGGGCCTGACGCCCTCATCAACGACATACTGGGAGAACTGGTCAAACTAGGCACCAGGACAGAgacggaggaggaaggggagtctGCCGCCTCCcagtcgtcctcctcctccttatcctccccctctctggaCTCCTCCAGACTGGACTGCTCCTCCCAGCTTCTGTTGGATGACAAGGAGAACATCAGGCCTGTGGTGGTGGATGGGAGTAACGTAGCCATGAG TCATGGGAATAAGGAAGTGTTCTCCTGTCACGGCATCCAGCTGGCTGTTGATTGGTTCTTGGAGCGTGGTCACCGTGACATCACTGTGTTTGTGCCCGCCTGGAGAAAGGAACAGTCCAGACCGGATGCCCTCATCACAG acCAGGAGATATTGCGTCGTCTGGAGAAAGACAAGATCCTGGTGTTCACTCCGTCTCGTCGGGTCCAGGGCCGCCGAGTGGTCTGCTACGACGACCGCTTCATCGTCAAGCTGGCCTACGAGTCCGACGGCATCATCGTCTCTAACGACAACTACCGGGACCTGGCCAATGAGAAGACAGAGTGGAAGAAGTTCATTGACGAGCGGCTGCTCATGTACTCATTTGTCAATGACAA GTTCATGCCTCCTGATGATCCTCTGGGTCGCCATGGTCCCAGTCTGGAGAACTTCCTGAGGAAGAGACCAGTGATCCCAGAACACAGGAAGCAGCCCTGCCCCTATG GGAAGAAGTGCACTTACGGCCACAAGTGTAAATTCTACCACCC GAGAGGCAGTCAACCCCAGCGCTCTGTGGCCGACGAGCTGCGTGCCAGTGCCAAgaactcctcttcctcctccacctcttcctccaagAGCCTGGGCTCTGCTCCGCTGGTGAAGAGCCACGGCATGTCCAGCAGCTCCAGTGCAGGCGGGCTCCCAGAACCCCACCGAGCCGCCCCAAAGAGGCGGTCGGACCCCGGCCTGTGCACCCCCCCCTACAACGACCTCCTGGAGGAGCGGCTGGGCGGGAGGACCAAATCAGAGGCCCGCagaggtagtagcagcagcagtagcagcagctgtaGCAACAGCCTCCTGGTTCCTGCCTCTGGGGGTCCTCCTTCCAGCCAAGGCTTCTCTCTGCAGGATTGGAGGGACCACAACGCAGGGAGGAACGGCTCCTGCAGAGCTCCAGGGCTGTTGGAGCTTGGTCACTCTGAGTCATATCCCACCTGTGAGTCCCCAAAGCCGGGCTACAACTCCCTAATGAGGGCGTACTCCAGCCTAAACCTGGTGGTGCCACTGATACCCGAGCGGCTGTTCCCAACTGACCTACGGACAGGCTTGCTGGCATCTGACTGCAGCAGCGAGGGCAGCATGAGCTCTGACTCCTTCTCCCCTGACC TATTGGAGGATGGCCTCAAATGCCAccacccccatcaccaccactgctCCAGCCGctacccacaccacaccaaccaCCCGCCCCCTGGTCTGACACTGCACCCACATGGAGGCTCCCACCATAGCTACCCCCTATCTCAGAGCATGGGGAGGCCACAGGTTTTCAGCTTGGAGGatcatccctcctcccttcacCACTTCAAGGCCCATCTCACCTACCTTCCTCCCCATCTTCAGCACCCATCTGTGGGGAGCAGCTCTGGCTGTTCGgaggactacccaccccaacctCCACCCCAGACCTCCGGCCCCCACTGCCACTCTCACAGCTCAACTCTGGGGCATAACCTGGGGGGCTCCACCTGGCAGGACAACAACAGCCTCCAGAACTCCTGGCTTTACGAGCACTCCCCTGTCCGCCCACGGAGGACCTACCCTGGGATGGGACAGGAGCAGCGGCTGGCCAGCTGGGACTCCCACTACCAGCAGCTCCTCCAGCCCTGCTACGAGGCCTTCAACTTCCAGTCCCAGCCTGAGGGCCACGAACAACCCTGGCACTCTTCCTGGCCCAGGGGGACACACTCGCCCCATCCTcaacccccttcctcctcccatcctccaccccacccctccaTGGACCCCCAGCACCAGGGGGGAAGATGCCAGGATGTGAGGGATAAAGTGTTTGTCAATCTATGTAACATCTTTCCTCCAGAGCTGGTGAAGGTGGTGATGGAGAGGAACCCCCACGTGATGGACGCCCAGCAGCTGGCTGCAGCCATCCTGGCTGAGAAGTCCCAGGCTCGCTACTGA